The proteins below are encoded in one region of Mycobacterium botniense:
- the pruA gene encoding L-glutamate gamma-semialdehyde dehydrogenase, translating into MDAITRVPLPVNEPVHDYAPHSPERRRLRAALASLGGEPIDLPHVIAGQHRMGDGERIDVVQPHRHAAKLGTLTNATHADAAAAIDAAMAAKNDWAATPFDERAAVFLRAADLLAGPWRETIAAATMLGQSKTAYQAEIDAPCELIDFWRFNVAFARQILAQQPISTPGEWNRADYRPLDGFVYAITPFNFSSIAGNLPTAPALMGNTVVWKPSITQTLAAYLTMQLLEAAGLPPGVVNLVTGDGYAVSDIALTDPRLAGIHFTGSTATFKHLWQQVGANIGRYISYPRLVGETGGKDFVVAHASAQPDVLRTALIRGAFDYQGQKCSAASRAFIARSVWQRMGDDFLAATAELRYGDITDFSNFGGALIDRRAFTKNVNAIERAKGAPGVTIAVGGGYDDSEGYFVHPTVLLGDDPGDEAFTTEYFGPILSVHVYPDEHYEQILEVIDTGSRYALTGAVIADDRAAVRTALERLRFAAGNFYINDKPTAAVVGRQPFGGSRGSGTNDKAGSALNLLRWTSARSIKETFVPATDHRYPHMAAE; encoded by the coding sequence ATGGATGCGATCACCCGGGTACCGCTGCCGGTCAACGAGCCGGTGCACGACTACGCCCCGCATTCCCCCGAACGACGGAGGCTGCGCGCCGCGCTGGCCTCGTTGGGTGGTGAGCCGATCGACCTGCCGCACGTCATCGCCGGTCAGCACCGGATGGGCGACGGTGAGCGCATCGACGTCGTGCAGCCGCACCGGCACGCCGCGAAACTGGGCACGCTGACCAACGCCACTCACGCCGACGCCGCTGCCGCGATCGACGCCGCGATGGCCGCAAAGAACGATTGGGCGGCGACGCCGTTCGACGAACGCGCCGCGGTCTTCCTGCGTGCCGCCGATCTGCTGGCTGGCCCGTGGCGGGAAACGATCGCCGCCGCAACGATGCTCGGCCAATCCAAGACCGCTTATCAGGCCGAGATCGACGCGCCCTGCGAGCTGATCGACTTCTGGCGGTTCAACGTCGCCTTCGCCCGCCAGATCCTGGCGCAGCAGCCGATCAGCACGCCTGGCGAGTGGAACCGCGCCGACTACCGGCCGCTGGATGGCTTTGTCTATGCGATCACGCCGTTCAACTTCTCCTCGATCGCCGGCAACCTGCCCACGGCGCCCGCGCTGATGGGCAACACCGTCGTGTGGAAGCCGTCAATCACACAAACCCTGGCGGCCTACTTGACAATGCAACTGCTGGAGGCGGCGGGACTGCCGCCCGGGGTGGTCAACCTCGTGACCGGTGACGGCTACGCGGTTTCCGATATCGCGCTGACCGATCCGCGGCTGGCCGGTATCCACTTCACCGGCTCGACAGCCACTTTCAAGCACCTCTGGCAGCAGGTGGGAGCCAATATCGGCCGCTACATCAGCTATCCGCGGCTGGTCGGAGAAACCGGCGGCAAGGACTTCGTGGTGGCGCACGCGTCGGCGCAACCGGACGTTTTGCGTACCGCGTTGATCCGCGGCGCGTTTGACTACCAAGGCCAGAAATGCTCTGCGGCGTCGCGAGCCTTTATCGCGCGCTCGGTGTGGCAGCGGATGGGCGACGATTTCCTGGCCGCCACTGCTGAGCTGCGTTACGGCGACATCACCGACTTCTCCAACTTCGGCGGAGCGTTGATCGACAGACGCGCTTTCACCAAGAATGTCAACGCTATTGAACGAGCAAAGGGCGCACCCGGTGTCACGATCGCAGTCGGCGGCGGATACGACGACAGCGAAGGCTATTTCGTGCATCCCACGGTGCTGCTTGGTGATGACCCGGGCGACGAGGCTTTCACGACCGAGTATTTCGGGCCGATCCTGTCGGTGCACGTCTACCCCGACGAACACTACGAGCAGATCCTCGAGGTCATCGACACCGGGTCTCGCTACGCGCTCACCGGCGCGGTCATCGCCGACGACCGAGCTGCTGTGCGTACCGCGCTCGAACGGCTACGGTTCGCGGCGGGCAATTTTTATATCAACGACAAGCCGACGGCGGCGGTGGTGGGGCGGCAGCCGTTCGGCGGGTCGCGCGGGTCAGGAACCAATGACAAGGCGGGTTCAGCACTGAACCTGTTGCGCTGGACGTCCGCCCGCTCGATCAAGGAGACTTTCGTCCCGGCCACCGATCACCGCTACCCGCATATGGCGGCCGAGTGA
- a CDS encoding proline dehydrogenase family protein, producing the protein MPGLFARSIRPVILAAGRADRLRRIVERLPVTRTVVRRFVAGETLDAVLENVAALRKSGRYVSIDYLGEDITDRDGADASVQAYVDLLDVLGWCGEPVFDGVRPLEVSLKLSALGQALHRDGEKIARENAYAICAAAQRAGVWVTVDAESSATTESTLSIVRDLRVDFPWLGLVLQAYLRRTFSDCQEFAAAGARIRLVKGAYDEPASVAYRDRAEITDSYLRCLRVLMAGSGYPMVASHDPVVISSVPALARESGRGPGDFEYQMLYGIRDAEQCRLVDTGNRVRVYMPFGTQWYGYFVRRLAERPANLMFFLRALTERQQRNP; encoded by the coding sequence ATGCCAGGACTGTTCGCCCGCAGTATCCGTCCGGTTATTTTGGCTGCCGGCCGGGCTGACCGGTTACGGCGAATAGTGGAACGCCTGCCGGTCACTCGGACGGTTGTGCGCCGTTTCGTCGCCGGAGAGACGCTTGACGCAGTATTGGAAAACGTTGCAGCGCTGCGGAAGTCCGGCCGCTACGTCAGTATCGACTACCTGGGGGAGGATATCACCGATCGCGACGGCGCCGACGCGTCCGTGCAGGCCTACGTGGATCTGCTCGATGTGCTGGGCTGGTGCGGTGAGCCGGTATTCGACGGAGTTCGGCCGCTGGAAGTATCGCTGAAGCTCTCCGCGTTGGGGCAAGCTCTTCACCGTGACGGCGAGAAGATCGCCCGCGAGAACGCCTACGCGATTTGCGCCGCCGCGCAGCGTGCAGGTGTATGGGTGACGGTGGATGCCGAGAGCTCTGCCACCACAGAGTCGACGCTGTCGATTGTGCGCGACCTGCGGGTCGACTTTCCATGGCTGGGGTTGGTTTTGCAGGCCTACTTGCGGCGCACGTTCAGCGATTGCCAAGAATTCGCCGCAGCCGGTGCGCGGATCCGGCTGGTCAAGGGCGCTTACGACGAGCCGGCCTCGGTTGCCTACCGGGACCGCGCCGAGATCACCGACTCGTATCTGCGGTGCCTTCGGGTGCTGATGGCGGGGTCGGGGTATCCGATGGTGGCGTCGCACGATCCCGTGGTAATTAGTTCGGTGCCTGCCTTAGCCCGCGAATCGGGGCGTGGACCGGGCGATTTCGAGTACCAGATGCTGTATGGCATCCGCGACGCCGAACAGTGCCGTCTGGTCGACACCGGTAACCGCGTACGGGTGTATATGCCGTTCGGCACTCAGTGGTACGGGTACTTCGTGCGGCGGTTGGCGGAGCGGCCGGCGAACCTGATGTTCTTCTTGCGGGCGTTGACCGAACGTCAACAGCGGAACCCGTAG
- a CDS encoding transposase, which produces MGRWRLPKIRPVWVRDLPIGGRPVVLCWHKRVWCCPHALCPKKTWTEQHPAIQPRAWLTERARGWAFKQVGAHDGAVSRVASALGVGWATIMRIVTACDKPLIDDPARLDAPRAIGMDETAFLRATGQHPTKYATGIADLTPGQPARLLEVVHGRSGVMLTSWLGERDDQWKAQIATASLDPFRGYASALKQQLPQAVRVICV; this is translated from the coding sequence GTGGGGCGCTGGCGGTTGCCAAAGATCCGTCCGGTGTGGGTACGTGATCTGCCTATCGGCGGCAGACCGGTGGTGCTGTGTTGGCATAAACGGGTCTGGTGTTGCCCACATGCGTTGTGTCCGAAAAAGACTTGGACTGAGCAGCATCCTGCGATCCAGCCGCGCGCGTGGTTGACCGAGCGGGCCCGGGGGTGGGCGTTCAAGCAGGTCGGTGCCCACGACGGCGCCGTCTCGCGGGTCGCGTCGGCGCTCGGTGTGGGCTGGGCGACCATCATGCGGATCGTCACCGCTTGCGATAAGCCGCTCATCGACGACCCGGCACGGCTGGACGCGCCGAGGGCGATCGGGATGGATGAGACCGCGTTCTTGCGCGCGACTGGACAGCATCCGACGAAGTATGCGACCGGCATCGCTGATCTGACACCGGGTCAGCCAGCGCGGCTGCTCGAGGTGGTCCACGGCCGCTCCGGTGTCATGCTGACCAGCTGGCTGGGCGAGCGCGACGACCAGTGGAAGGCGCAGATCGCCACCGCATCGCTGGACCCATTCCGCGGCTATGCCAGCGCCCTAAAACAGCAGTTGCCGCAAGCGGTTCGGGTAATTTGCGTCTGA
- a CDS encoding nucleotidyl transferase AbiEii/AbiGii toxin family protein yields MTRITEGHLARHYQGVRGGRDAALLDIAQDHALHLLHNAGLFARGLVFKGGTALRKFRAGNAGRFSTDLDFAAPDEEVALAALQALDGVEVEGFTFAIENLGDDGRRGDLLVDTPFGRPQLGAKIELARHALSLAPELLDPVRLPIHDRYDFILSPTPVVRVEEAVAEKLARYRPVSLARDLYDLQWFATSGALDESLIRRLWVLKVYRDVVVDGRGTKPVDPQEILRQRDDREFRQEDIGYLTKPVRMKDWITTIRSRYAFLTHLDADEQRWAQCNERDLHEVETALASFPART; encoded by the coding sequence GTGACCCGGATCACCGAGGGGCACCTCGCGCGCCACTATCAAGGCGTCAGGGGTGGACGCGATGCCGCTCTTCTCGACATCGCCCAGGATCACGCGTTGCATTTGCTTCACAACGCCGGGCTCTTCGCGCGCGGCCTGGTTTTCAAGGGCGGTACCGCGCTGCGAAAGTTTAGAGCGGGCAACGCGGGCCGTTTCTCGACCGACCTCGACTTCGCCGCGCCCGATGAGGAGGTTGCGCTCGCCGCTCTGCAGGCTCTCGACGGCGTCGAGGTCGAAGGTTTTACTTTCGCGATTGAAAATCTCGGTGACGACGGTCGACGTGGCGACCTGTTGGTAGACACGCCATTCGGCCGACCGCAGCTGGGCGCCAAGATAGAGTTGGCGCGACACGCGCTAAGTCTGGCACCCGAGTTGCTCGACCCGGTGCGGCTGCCGATCCACGACAGGTACGACTTCATTCTGTCGCCGACTCCGGTAGTCCGCGTCGAGGAAGCCGTCGCCGAGAAGCTCGCACGCTACCGCCCGGTGTCGCTGGCACGAGACCTCTACGATCTGCAATGGTTCGCAACCTCGGGTGCGCTCGATGAGTCCCTCATCCGCCGACTCTGGGTGCTCAAGGTCTACCGCGACGTCGTAGTCGACGGCCGCGGAACCAAGCCAGTCGACCCGCAGGAGATCCTCAGGCAGCGGGACGATCGTGAGTTCCGTCAAGAAGACATCGGCTACCTGACCAAGCCCGTGCGTATGAAGGACTGGATCACCACCATCCGCAGCCGCTATGCATTCCTTACTCACCTTGACGCCGACGAGCAGCGCTGGGCCCAATGCAACGAGCGAGACCTTCACGAGGTGGAAACGGCCCTCGCGTCTTTTCCGGCGCGCACCTGA
- a CDS encoding type IV toxin-antitoxin system AbiEi family antitoxin: MTVARVIPRSVADVVEQLELDGDLVVTSDRLATVMHQVGVDGDEVATRRLAYELQRGGWLGQLRTRHAWEFLPAARGGAYGSGDRFIEFRAQRAVDPDWRGVLAMETAASLLGLAQRLPEQEVVALPVEQAFPKALAGDWRYVRIELPEVGLTTVNGLPSWNLEGLIVGIAVRPSAYKDVAGLGQWLPDAVTRVDVDTIIGLLQTRPRAAAQRAAYLLGSAGNTDARAAIVAAHPATETVWLGPRVASAGVFDAETKVNDTLLHRYLTVGTGS; encoded by the coding sequence ATGACAGTGGCGCGAGTCATTCCCCGTTCGGTCGCCGACGTAGTCGAGCAGCTCGAACTCGACGGCGACCTGGTCGTGACGTCAGATCGGCTGGCTACTGTCATGCACCAAGTCGGCGTTGATGGCGATGAGGTGGCGACCCGGCGTCTCGCGTACGAACTCCAGCGCGGCGGCTGGCTGGGACAGCTGCGGACCCGGCACGCCTGGGAGTTCCTCCCTGCAGCGCGCGGCGGCGCCTACGGCTCCGGGGACCGATTCATCGAGTTCCGCGCGCAGCGCGCCGTGGACCCCGATTGGCGCGGCGTGCTGGCCATGGAAACGGCGGCATCCCTCCTTGGGCTGGCCCAGCGGTTGCCGGAACAGGAGGTCGTTGCCCTGCCTGTCGAGCAAGCCTTTCCTAAGGCACTCGCCGGTGATTGGCGCTACGTCCGCATCGAGTTGCCCGAGGTCGGGCTGACGACGGTCAACGGATTGCCGTCATGGAACCTCGAAGGACTGATCGTCGGCATTGCGGTACGCCCGTCGGCCTATAAGGACGTGGCTGGCCTGGGTCAGTGGCTGCCAGATGCTGTCACGCGCGTGGACGTCGACACCATCATTGGCTTGCTGCAGACCAGGCCGCGTGCAGCGGCGCAGCGTGCCGCGTACCTTCTCGGGTCGGCAGGCAACACCGACGCCCGAGCCGCGATCGTCGCGGCCCACCCAGCGACAGAGACGGTCTGGCTGGGACCGCGTGTCGCCAGCGCAGGTGTCTTCGACGCAGAGACCAAGGTCAATGACACTCTGCTGCACCGATACCTCACCGTGGGCACCGGATCGTGA
- a CDS encoding long-chain-fatty-acid--CoA ligase, producing MSFNLAVILRESRNAHPDKPLCHIGDRSFSYAQVDEISGRIAASLRSLGIRPGDKVALQLPNLPQFLFAYFGILKAGAVVVPLNPLLRAPEISYHLKDSDSRMLITFETSADEAVRGAAGIAELSTYVVNLPGSDKRFSHTKSFDELYFADDTGDIEPTNAEDTAVIIYTSGTTGKPKGAELTHFQLFMNCTVSGELFGFRDDDIGLAVLPMFHVFGLSSVLNVTVRFGGTLVLVPRFDPKTVIDELVLHRCTIFSGVPTMYFALLAADTEGRDLSALRVGVSGGAAIPGEVIRAFEEKFPGVVILEGYGLSETASTATFNISAEQRKVLSIGKPIWGVEVRVVDENGTPLPPGPGNVGEIVIRGHNLMKGYYKKPEATAEAFRNGWFHTGDLGYRDEDGYFFIVDRKKDLVIRGGYNVYPREIEEVLFEHSGIAAAAVIGKPDEKLGQEVLAFVVAKEGVRLTPDEVIAHCKERLAAYKYPREVRIIDELPTGPTGKVLKKELRP from the coding sequence ATGAGTTTCAACCTTGCCGTCATTCTTCGCGAATCCCGCAATGCCCATCCGGACAAGCCGTTATGCCATATCGGCGACCGGTCCTTCAGCTACGCCCAGGTCGACGAGATCTCCGGCCGGATCGCTGCCAGTCTGCGCAGCCTCGGCATCCGCCCGGGGGACAAGGTCGCGCTCCAGCTGCCCAACCTGCCGCAGTTCTTGTTCGCCTACTTCGGCATTCTCAAAGCCGGTGCGGTAGTCGTGCCGCTGAACCCGCTGCTGCGCGCGCCGGAAATCAGCTATCACCTCAAGGATTCCGACTCGCGGATGCTGATCACTTTTGAGACCTCCGCCGACGAGGCGGTCCGGGGTGCCGCCGGAATCGCGGAGTTGAGCACTTATGTGGTGAATCTGCCTGGAAGTGACAAAAGATTTTCTCACACAAAGTCTTTCGATGAGTTGTACTTCGCGGACGACACGGGCGACATCGAGCCGACCAACGCCGAAGACACCGCGGTGATCATCTACACGTCGGGCACCACCGGCAAACCCAAGGGCGCCGAGTTGACGCACTTTCAGCTGTTCATGAACTGCACGGTCAGCGGCGAGCTGTTCGGCTTCCGCGATGATGACATCGGCTTGGCGGTGCTGCCGATGTTTCATGTCTTCGGCCTGTCCAGTGTGCTCAACGTGACGGTGCGGTTCGGGGGAACGCTGGTTCTGGTGCCCCGATTCGACCCGAAAACCGTCATCGACGAACTCGTCCTGCACCGCTGCACCATCTTCTCCGGCGTCCCGACAATGTATTTCGCGCTTCTTGCGGCCGACACCGAAGGTCGTGACCTCTCGGCGCTGCGGGTCGGGGTATCCGGCGGTGCCGCGATCCCCGGTGAGGTAATCCGGGCGTTCGAAGAGAAATTCCCCGGCGTGGTGATCCTCGAGGGATACGGATTGTCCGAAACGGCGTCCACCGCGACGTTCAACATCAGCGCCGAACAGCGCAAAGTGCTCTCGATCGGCAAGCCGATTTGGGGGGTTGAGGTCCGCGTGGTCGACGAGAACGGCACCCCGTTACCGCCAGGACCCGGCAACGTCGGGGAAATCGTGATCCGCGGACACAACCTGATGAAGGGGTACTACAAAAAGCCTGAGGCCACCGCCGAGGCGTTCCGCAACGGCTGGTTTCACACCGGCGATCTCGGCTACCGCGACGAGGACGGCTACTTCTTTATCGTCGACCGCAAGAAAGATCTCGTCATCCGCGGCGGCTACAACGTTTACCCCCGCGAGATCGAAGAAGTCCTCTTCGAACACTCCGGGATCGCCGCGGCAGCGGTGATCGGCAAGCCGGACGAGAAACTCGGTCAAGAGGTGCTCGCCTTCGTCGTTGCCAAAGAGGGTGTCAGGCTGACCCCCGACGAGGTCATCGCCCACTGTAAAGAGCGATTGGCCGCCTATAAATACCCGCGCGAGGTCCGCATCATCGATGAGCTGCCCACCGGCCCCACCGGTAAGGTCCTCAAAAAAGAGCTGCGCCCATAA
- a CDS encoding aldehyde dehydrogenase family protein has protein sequence MADANTLVDTYPLYIDGRWVEPQAGRYADICPATEAVIATAPDADCSQVQAAIAAARRAFDSGPWAQAGPEERARCLHQLGEALRDHGGEFFALSQIEWGCVANERAMQVDSAAVMADRSAELATKLGDEPLGGTALLCHEPLGVVSILTPWNFPHCLNVMKVSNALAAGNTVVLKPSPLTPLAGLALARMIDEYTDIPPGVVNVVTPSGVEAAKLLTTDPRIDMVSFTGSSAVGCQVMSAAGSTMKRILLECGGKSASIVLDDAEITDDMLQRMLFDCCSMHAGQACILHSRLLLPDRLHDEIVDRLVDFARALRVGDPTDPSAQMGPLISATQLDRVQAYVAGAVDDGARLVTGGARPPGLDVGFYFEPTILTEVDPDARIAQEEVFGPVLSVLRYRDDEEAVAIANNSRYGLSGAVWGTDVSRAVAVARRIRTGQIAVNGCGLGEAPFGGFKQSGLGREGGGIAGLHQYMEPKAIGIPA, from the coding sequence ATGGCCGATGCGAACACGCTCGTTGACACCTACCCGCTCTACATCGATGGGCGGTGGGTCGAGCCGCAGGCCGGCCGCTACGCTGACATCTGCCCGGCCACCGAGGCGGTGATCGCCACCGCGCCCGATGCGGACTGCTCCCAGGTCCAAGCCGCGATCGCGGCGGCGCGGCGGGCGTTCGACTCGGGACCGTGGGCGCAGGCCGGGCCTGAGGAGCGGGCGCGCTGCCTCCACCAGCTCGGCGAGGCTCTGCGAGATCATGGCGGCGAATTCTTCGCACTTTCCCAAATCGAATGGGGCTGCGTCGCGAACGAGCGGGCGATGCAGGTCGACAGCGCCGCGGTCATGGCCGATCGTTCCGCGGAGCTCGCCACCAAGCTGGGCGATGAGCCTCTCGGCGGGACCGCGCTGCTGTGCCATGAACCCCTTGGGGTGGTGTCGATTCTTACACCGTGGAATTTCCCGCACTGTCTGAACGTCATGAAGGTGAGCAATGCTCTCGCTGCGGGCAACACCGTCGTACTCAAGCCCTCTCCGCTGACACCGCTGGCCGGGCTCGCGCTGGCGCGAATGATCGATGAGTACACCGACATCCCGCCGGGTGTCGTCAACGTCGTCACACCGTCGGGTGTCGAGGCGGCCAAACTACTCACCACCGATCCCCGCATCGATATGGTGAGTTTCACCGGCAGCTCGGCCGTGGGCTGTCAGGTCATGTCTGCGGCGGGCAGCACGATGAAGCGGATCTTGCTCGAATGCGGTGGGAAGTCGGCCAGCATCGTGCTTGACGATGCGGAGATCACCGACGACATGCTGCAGCGGATGTTATTCGATTGCTGCTCAATGCATGCCGGCCAGGCTTGCATCCTGCACAGCCGGCTGCTGCTTCCCGACCGGCTCCACGACGAGATTGTGGATCGGCTGGTCGACTTCGCGCGGGCGCTGCGCGTCGGCGACCCCACTGATCCGTCGGCGCAGATGGGGCCGCTGATCAGTGCCACGCAGCTGGATCGCGTCCAGGCATATGTCGCCGGGGCGGTTGACGACGGAGCCAGGCTTGTGACAGGTGGTGCTCGTCCCCCCGGCTTGGATGTCGGTTTTTACTTCGAGCCCACGATTCTCACCGAGGTCGACCCCGATGCGCGCATCGCTCAGGAGGAAGTCTTCGGACCTGTGCTGAGCGTGTTGCGCTACCGCGATGACGAGGAGGCGGTCGCCATTGCCAACAACTCGCGGTACGGGCTCTCCGGCGCGGTGTGGGGCACCGACGTGAGCCGAGCTGTCGCCGTCGCGCGCCGCATCCGCACCGGCCAGATCGCTGTCAACGGCTGCGGTCTCGGTGAGGCGCCGTTCGGCGGATTCAAGCAGAGCGGGTTGGGTCGTGAGGGCGGCGGCATTGCCGGCCTGCACCAGTACATGGAGCCCAAAGCTATCGGTATCCCCGCCTAA
- a CDS encoding NUDIX domain-containing protein, whose translation MPARLPPAGYRDTGCVEHIVRVASREVYRNRWMRVREDQIRRPDGSHGRYGVIDKPDYALVIARDEERFCLVEQYRYPLGLRRWEFPQGTAPDLAEVEPVTLAERELREETGLRAESMVLLGLLDVAAGMSSQRGRVFLATGITEGRHEREHEEQDMHSSWFSRTDVEQMIVDGAITDAQSIAAWALFLLSPQSRAQSPD comes from the coding sequence ATGCCAGCGAGGCTACCGCCTGCCGGTTACCGCGATACTGGCTGCGTGGAGCACATTGTGCGCGTTGCGTCCCGTGAGGTGTACCGAAACCGCTGGATGAGGGTCCGCGAGGATCAGATCCGTCGTCCCGACGGCAGCCACGGACGCTACGGCGTGATCGACAAACCCGACTACGCGTTGGTGATCGCCCGCGACGAGGAGCGATTCTGCCTCGTCGAGCAGTACCGCTATCCGCTGGGGCTGCGGCGGTGGGAGTTCCCCCAGGGCACCGCGCCGGATCTGGCTGAGGTCGAACCCGTCACGCTGGCCGAGCGGGAACTGCGCGAAGAGACCGGGCTGCGCGCCGAGTCAATGGTCCTCCTCGGCCTGCTCGACGTTGCGGCCGGAATGAGCAGCCAGCGCGGCCGGGTGTTCCTGGCGACCGGAATCACCGAGGGCCGGCACGAACGCGAACACGAAGAACAGGACATGCACAGCTCGTGGTTCTCGCGCACCGACGTGGAGCAGATGATTGTCGACGGGGCCATTACCGATGCGCAGTCGATCGCGGCATGGGCGCTGTTTTTGCTGTCACCGCAGTCTCGCGCCCAATCGCCCGATTAG
- a CDS encoding acyl-CoA synthetase, with amino-acid sequence MLLASLDPSAADIGDAVRIGDVTLSRDNLVGAASAVAERIAGAHRVAVLAAPTVSTVLSVTGCLLAGVPVVPVPADVGRAERRHILADSGAQVWLGDRPDEDEGLAHIPVRLRAHSGHSHPEPPPDAVALVIYTSGTTGPPKGVQLSRRAIAADLDALALAWQWTAGDTLVHGLPLFHVHGLVLGLLGSLRIGNRFVHTGKPTPAAYARACSEAGGTLYFGVPTVWSRVVADPAAAEALRPARLLVSGSAPLPVPVFGELARLTGHSPVERYGSTESLITLSTRADGERRPGWVGLPLAGVQTRLIDDAGDPVPQDGKTIGQLQVRGPTLFDGYLNRPDATAEVFDADGWYRTGDVAVVDRGGMHRIVGRESVDLIKSGGYRVGAGEIETALLGHPDVAEAAVVGLPDEDLGQRIVAFVVGDAEPDSLIDYVAQQLSVHKRPREVRIVDSLPRNAMGKVLKTELLAQG; translated from the coding sequence ATGCTGCTGGCTTCGCTGGATCCCTCGGCTGCCGATATCGGCGATGCTGTGCGAATCGGCGATGTCACGCTGAGCCGCGACAACCTCGTCGGTGCGGCCAGCGCAGTGGCCGAGCGCATCGCCGGTGCTCACCGGGTTGCCGTGCTGGCCGCCCCGACGGTGTCGACCGTGCTGTCGGTCACCGGCTGCCTGCTCGCCGGCGTGCCCGTGGTGCCGGTGCCGGCCGATGTGGGGCGGGCGGAGCGGCGTCACATCCTCGCCGACTCGGGCGCACAGGTCTGGCTGGGCGACCGCCCCGACGAAGACGAGGGTTTGGCACATATCCCGGTGCGATTGCGTGCTCACTCCGGGCACAGCCATCCCGAGCCGCCGCCGGATGCGGTCGCGCTGGTGATCTACACCTCGGGCACGACCGGACCGCCCAAAGGTGTGCAGCTGAGCCGGCGAGCGATCGCCGCCGACCTGGACGCGTTGGCGCTGGCCTGGCAGTGGACCGCCGGCGACACGCTGGTGCATGGATTGCCGCTGTTTCACGTCCATGGGCTGGTGCTGGGCCTGCTCGGGTCACTACGGATTGGAAATCGGTTCGTGCACACCGGAAAGCCGACACCGGCTGCGTATGCTCGGGCCTGTTCGGAAGCGGGCGGCACGTTGTATTTCGGTGTCCCCACCGTGTGGTCGCGGGTAGTAGCCGACCCTGCGGCGGCCGAGGCGCTCAGGCCCGCGCGGCTGCTGGTATCCGGAAGTGCGCCGTTGCCGGTACCGGTGTTCGGGGAACTGGCGCGGCTCACCGGGCACTCACCCGTCGAACGGTATGGCAGTACCGAATCGCTGATCACGTTGTCGACCAGAGCCGACGGCGAGCGTCGGCCGGGCTGGGTGGGTCTACCGCTGGCGGGTGTGCAGACTCGGCTCATCGACGATGCCGGAGATCCTGTGCCGCAGGACGGGAAAACGATCGGGCAGCTTCAGGTTCGGGGTCCGACGTTGTTCGACGGTTACCTCAACCGTCCGGACGCCACCGCGGAGGTGTTTGACGCCGACGGCTGGTATCGCACCGGGGATGTCGCGGTCGTCGATCGCGGCGGGATGCACCGCATCGTGGGGCGCGAGTCGGTCGATTTGATCAAGTCCGGGGGATACCGGGTCGGCGCGGGCGAAATCGAAACCGCGTTGCTCGGGCATCCGGATGTGGCGGAGGCGGCTGTCGTCGGGTTGCCCGACGAGGATCTCGGCCAGCGGATCGTCGCGTTCGTCGTCGGGGACGCCGAGCCGGATTCGTTGATAGACTATGTCGCCCAACAGCTTTCGGTGCATAAGCGGCCACGCGAGGTACGCATTGTGGATTCGCTGCCCCGTAACGCGATGGGCAAGGTGCTCAAAACCGAGTTGCTCGCCCAAGGCTGA